A stretch of the Aspergillus puulaauensis MK2 DNA, chromosome 6, nearly complete sequence genome encodes the following:
- the pxr1 gene encoding telomerase inhibitor/ribosome biogenesis protein PXR1 (COG:A;~EggNog:ENOG410PPE4;~InterPro:IPR000467;~go_function: GO:0003676 - nucleic acid binding [Evidence IEA]), producing the protein MGLAAPRKKTKISHDPNNTNWTRSTSGFGHKILSSQGWTPGSFLGARNAAHADMFTAASASHIRVIVKDDTLGLGARSKRDPLDEPTGLDAFKGLLGRLNGKSDTELQADQRKRDDVKLARYAATKWQAVRFISGGLLAQEKDNESSSISKETQNSPADVQAEERKETISTSGDHVNERVDNKTPTIAHSEDSKSRERKYKNNKDRKSAKEKKKEKREKREKKDKSEKKEKKERKRKRADIQEGTDSSSSREQSFEIDVSTSKEQAQPSSDAGSSVKERRPLGRHMIRGRHIAQKRKALMDEKSLNEIFMVKS; encoded by the exons ATGGGTTTGGCTGCGCCCCGCAA GAAAACCAAGATTTCTCATGATCCCAATAATACGAATTGGACTCGGTCAACAAGTGGCTTCGGGCACAAGATTCTCAGTTCGCAAGGATGGACCCCGGGGAGTTTCTTAGGAGCCCGCAATGCAGCACATGCCGATATGTTTACCGCTGCGAGTGCGTCGCATATCAGAGTTATTGTGAAAGATGATACACTTGGTCTCGGAGCGCGATCGAAACGTGATCCGCTAGACGAACCTACTGGTCTCGATGCATTCAAAGGACTTCTCGGACGATTAAACGGAAAATCAGATACTGAATTGCAAGCTGATCAGAGAAAGCGCGACGATGTAAAACTGGCTCGGTATGCTGCCACTAAGTGGCAAGCTGTTCGGTTTATAAGTGGTGGATTATTGGCACAGGAAAAGGATAACGAGTCCTCTTCTATTTCCAAGGAGACCCAAAATTCTCCAGCGGACGTACAGGCAGAGGAGCGAAAAGAAACGATCTCTACTAGCGGCGATCACGTCAATGAGCGTGTGGATAACAAAACGCCGACTATTGCTCATTCCGAAGATTCGAAGTCACGAGAGcgaaaatataagaataataaagacaGAAAAAgtgcgaaggagaagaagaaggagaagagagagaagagagagaagaaagataaaagcgagaagaaagaaaagaaggaaaggaaaaggaagcgTGCAGACATCCAGGAAGGCACTGATAGCTCCTCATCCCGAGAGCAGTCGTTCGAAATTGATGTATCCACAAGCAAGGAGCAAGCTCAGCCATCATCAGATGCTGGTTCTTCTGTGAAAGAGCGCCGTCCGCTTGGAAGACATATGATCAGAGGCCGCCATATTGCGCAAAAGAGGAAAGCTTTAATGGACGAAAAGTCCTTGAACGAG ATATTCATGGTAAAATCGTAA
- the DGA1_2 gene encoding diacylglycerol acyltransferase type 2A (BUSCO:EOG09261G92;~COG:I;~EggNog:ENOG410PF9N;~InterPro:IPR007130;~PFAM:PF03982;~TransMembrane:2 (i105-131o137-155i);~go_function: GO:0016747 - transferase activity, transferring acyl groups other than amino-acyl groups [Evidence IEA]), translating to METASLDKENAVQQSIAKTNSAGYHSDYPSPGKTTSGSQEQENGLSGKGGGNVVNGLRKTPDLLVRGSTQGVKTDASRQPSKGYEKYGIHWAPLNIRLERRLQTLVVLCHTLTIAICLGVFFFTCAIPLSWPLLVPYLIYISLFSTASTSGSLKYRSGLLRSLPIWSLYASYFPARLHRSEPLLPTRKYIFGYHPHGIISLGAFAAFCTESLGFSKLFPGITNTLLTLDSNFRIPFYREYALSMGLASVSRESCENILTRGGVDGEGMGRAITIVIGGARESLNASPGSLRLVLKRRKGFIKLAIRTGADLVPVLAFGENDLYEQVRSDSHPLIHKFQMMVKQTLGFTIPLFHARGVFNYDVGLMPYRRPLNIVVGRPIHVIQQQDRNKIDDDYIDRLHTEYVRELERLWNESRDVYAKDRVADIEIVA from the exons ATGGAGACTGCGTCGCTCGACAAGGAGAATGCGGTGCAACAGTCTATTGCGAAGACGAATTCCGCGGGGTATCACTCTGACTATCCGAGCCCAGGGAAGACAACTTCGGgaagccaggaacaggagaACGGTTTGTCCGGAAAGGGGGGTGGTAATGTCGTGAATGGACTACGGAAAACCCCAGATCTTCTTGTACGCGGTTCGACCCAGGGTGTTAAAACAGACGCCTCCAGGCAACCCTCCAAGGGCTATGAAAAATATGG TATTCATTGGGCGCCTCTGAACATCCGCCTCGAACGGCGATTACAAACACTGGTTGTCCTATGCCATACCTTGACGATTGCTATATGCCTTGGGGTGTTCTTTTTCACTTGTGCTATTCCTTTATCGTGGCCTCTTCTGGTACCGTATCTGATATACATCTCGTTATTCTCAACTGCGTCGACTTCGGGCTCATTGAAGTATCGGAGTGGTTTGCTGCGATCGCTCCCCATCTGGTCGCTCTACGCCTCATATTTTCCGGCCCGTTTACATCGTTCAGAACCTTTGCTACCGACAAGGAAGTATATATTCGGTTATCACCCGCATGGAATAATTTCCCTTGGTGCATTTGCAGCATTTTGCACCGAGTCGCTGGGCTTCTCTAAACTTTTCCCCGGCATAACCAACACTCTACTCACATTGGATTCCAACTTTCGAATTCCATTCTACCGGGAATATGCTCTTTCGATGGGCCTCGCTAGTGTCTCGCGTGAATCATGTGAAAATATCCTCACTAGAGGTGGAGTAGATGGCGAAGGGATGGGACGTGCTATTACAATCGTCATAGGTGGTGCACGGGAATCCCTCAACGCATCCCCAGGCTCATTACGTCTTGTCCTGAAGCGACGCAAAggatttataaaattagcGATTCGGACTGGTGCAGATCTCGTACCCGTGTTGGCGTTCGGGGAAAACGATTTATATGAACAAGTCCGCTCCGATAGTCATCCCCTCATCCACAAGTTTCAAATGATGGTGAAGCAGACACTTGGGTTCACTATCCCCTTGTTTCATGCTCGGGGGGTCTTCAACTACGATGTTGGCTTAATGCCGTACCGGCGCCCCTTGAATATTGTCGTTGGTCGTCCTATCCATGTAATACAGCAGCAAGATAGGAACAAAATCGACGATGACTACATCGATCGGCTCCACACAGAGTATGTGAGAGAACTTGAAAGGTTGTGGAATGAATCGAGAGATGTTTATGCCAAAGACAGGGTCGCTGATATTGAGATTGTCGCCTAA